From Mesorhizobium sp. Pch-S:
CGGCCGGCAGCCTTGCCCGCCATCACCTGCCAAAGCTCGATCACCGGATGATCGGCATCCAGCTGCTGGATCTCGCCCTCGATGCGCGTCTGCGGCGGGAACTCCACGAAGATGTCAGAGCGCAGCAGGATGTCGCGATGCAGTTCGGTCTTGCCGGGGCAATCGCCGCCGACCGCGTTGATGTGCACGCCCGAGCCAACCATGTTGTCGGTCAGGATCGTCGCATACTGCTTGTCGGCCGTCACCGTGGTGATGACCTCGGCGCCCTCCACCGCCTCCTGGCCGGAGGCGCAGATGGTGATGTCGAAGCCCATACCGGCGAGGTTCCTGGCACAGCGCTTCGAGGCCGACGGATCGATGTCGTAGAGCCGCAGCCGGTCGATGCCGGTGATCGCCTTGAAGGCGATGGCCTGGAACTCCGACTGCGCGCCATTGCCGATGATGGTCATGGTGCGGGCACCCTTCGGCGCCAGGTATTTGGCAACCAGCGCCGAGGTGGCGGCGGTGCGCAGTGCCGTCAGGATGGTCATCTCGGTCAGCAGCATCGGGTAGCCCGAGCCGACATCGGCCAGAACACCGAAGGCGGTCACCGTCTGCAGGCCCTCGCGCGTGTTCTTCGGATGGCCGTTGACATATTTGAAGCCGTAGAGGCGGCCGTCGCTGGTCGGCATCAGCTCGATGACGCCGTCATGGCTGTGCGAGGCGACGCGCGGTGTCTTGTCGAACAGCTCCCAGCGGCGGAAGTCCTCTTCGATATAGGCTGCCAGTTCGGTCAGGAAGCGCTCGACGCCGATGGCCAGCACCAGCTTCATCATGGAATCCACGCTCACGAACGGAACGATGTTCAGTTTGGCCTGCATGATCAGAAGCTCCTCGTCGGACGGTCCATGATGCGGCGGCCCATCAGGCTGGCCGTCAGGTCGACCATCAGAGTGGCGGTGCGGCCACGTTCATCGAGGAAGGGATTGAGTTCGACGAGGTCGAGACTGGTGACGAGACCGCTGTCGGACAGCATCTCCATGACCAGATGCGCCTCGCGCAAGGTGGCGCCGCCCGGCACCGTGGTGCCGACTGCCGGCGCGATCGACGGGTCGAGGAAATCGACGTCGAGGCTGACATGCAGAAGGCCGTTCTCCTCGGCGACACGCGCGAGGAAGGCACGCAGCAACGGCGCGATGCCGTGCTCGTCGATGGCGCGCATGTCATGCACGGTCACGCCGGCTGCCTTGAGCGCCTCACGCTCGGGTGCATCGACGCTGCGCAGGCCAAGCGTGCAGATGCGCGTCGGATCCACTCGCACGGGCAGGTCCGGGAAAACACCGTCAAAGCCCGGGAGACCGCTGACATAGGCGAGCGGCACGCCATGCAAATTGCCGCTCGTGGTGGTGTCGAGCGTATGATAGTCGGGATGCGCGTCCAGCCACAGGACAAAAAGCGGGCGCCCGGTCTCGGCAGCGCGGCGGGCGACACCCGACAGTGTGCCGGCCGAAATGGCATGATCGCCACCGAGGAAGATCGGCATGGCGTCCTTGCTGGCCTGATAGGCAGCCTCGGCAATCGCCGCCGTCCAGGCAACGATCTCCGGCAGCTTCTTCAGCGCCGGATTGCGATGCGTGATCGGCTGGGCTGCGGCCGGCTGCACCGTGCCCAGATCCTCGACCTCGTGGCCGAGCTCGGTCAGTGCCGAAATCAATCCTGCCGTGCGCAGCGCACTCGGCCCCATCTCGCAGCCGAGATGCCCGGCGCCATCCTGTTCCGGCGCACCCACGATCCTGCAACGCATGGCGTTCCTTCCCTGTTTTTGTTCCCTATGTCCCGGATGTTGACACATCCAGGACGCCTCAAGCGCCGGCGCGGCCCCTCCGGGCCGCTTGGCTAGCGCGCCAACGGGCGCGGCGCGCGGTCGCGCGCTCCAACGGTCATTCCGAATGACCGTTGGTATTCTCTTGCTCAATTGAAGCGCAAACGACTGGCGGAATGAACAAACTGATTTGGCAGATATCGCTCATTGCCTTATCATTTCGGCAATATCGAATGCCAATATGGTCAATCATGGATATCCCGCATGGATTCGCTCGACGAAAAGCTGGTGACGCTGCTGAGGCATGACGGCCGCCGTTCCATCTCCGACCTTGCGGTCGACCTCGGCGTGTCGCGGGCAACGGTGCGTGCCCGCATCGAGCGGCTGGAGCGGCAGGGCGAGATCCTCGGCTATACCGTCATCTTGCGGGCGGATGCGCTCGAACAGCGCGTGCGCGGCATCATGATGATCGAGGTCGAGGGTCATGCCGCCGACCGGGTGGTGCGGGCACTGGGAGGCTTCCCGGAAATCTCCGCCATCCACACCACCAACGGCCGCTGGGACCTCGTCGTCGAACTGAACACGGAAACACTGACGCAGCTCGACGCCGTGCTGCGCAAGGTGCGGCTCATTCCGGCCATCACCGGTTCGGAAACGACGCTGCTGCTTGCGACGCCACGCTCGACGCGGGCGCGTCTATAACAAACTAGAGGCCCAGTTCCTCGACCATGGCATCGCGCATGACGAACTTCTGCGCCTTTCCGGTCACCGTCATCGGCAGGCTGTCCTTGAAGCGGATGTAGCGCGGCACCTTGTAGTGCGAGATCTGGCCGGCGCAGAAGGCCTTCACCTCCTCTTCGCTCATCGCCTCGCCCGGTTTCACCACGATCCAGGCGGCGATCTCCTCGCCATATTTTGCGTCAGGCACGCCGAACACCTGCACTTCCTTGACCTTCGGGTGGCGGTAGAGGAACTCCTCGACCTCGCGCGGATAAACGTTCTCGCCGCCGCGGATGACCATGTCCTTCACGCGGCCGACGATGTTGCAGAAACCTTCCTCGTCGATGGTGGCGAGGTCGCCCGTATGCATCCAGCCGTCCGGGTCGATCGCCTCGTCGGTCTTTTCCTGGTCTTCCCAATAGCCTTTCATCACCGAGTAACCGCGCGTGCACAGTTCGCCGCGCTCGCCGACCGGCACGGTCTCGCCCTCGGCATCCACCACCTTGACCTCCACATGCGGATGGATGCGCCCGACCGTCGAGACGCGCTTCTCGAGCGGATCATCAACCCCGCTCTGGAAGGAGACGGGACTGGTCTCGGTCATGCCGTAGGCGATCGTCACCTCCGACATGTTCATCAGCGCGATGACCTTCTTCATCACCTCGATCGGGCAAGGCGAGCCGGCCATGATGCCGGTGCGCAAGGACGACAGGTCGAAGCTCTTGAAATCGGCATGGTCGAGCATGGCGACAAACATGGTCGGCACGCCGTAGAGCCCGGTGCAGCGCTCGTCGGATATCGCCTTCAGCGTCACGCCGGGGTCGAAGCCCTCCCCCGGGAAAACCATGGTGGCGCCCTTGGAGACGCAGCCCATCGAGCCCATCGACATGCCAAAGCAATGATAAAAAGGTACCGGAATGCAGAGCCGGTCCTTCGCGGTCAGCCGAATGGCGGCGGTGACGAAATTGCCGTTGTTGACGATGTTGGCGTGGGTGAGCGTGGCACCCTTCGGCGCACCGGTGGTGCCGCTGGTGAACTGGATGTTGATGGCATCGTCCGGCTTCAGGCTCGCGCTGATGCGGTCGAGCCCGGCGCGGTCGGCACCAGCGCCCATGGCGAGCACATCGCCGAAATTGAGCATGCCAGGCGAAACCTCCTCACCCATGCGGATGACGGTCTTCAGCGCCGGCAGTTTCCCGGCAGCGAGTTTGCCGGGTTCGGCGCTGTCGATCTCTGGCGCCAGCGTACGGATCATGCCGAGATAGTCCGAGGTCTTGAACTGTGCCGCCGTGACCAGCGCCTTGCAGCCGACCTTGTTCAGCGCATAGTCGAGTTCGGCGAGCCGGTAGGCCGGATTGATGTTAACGAGGATCAGGCCGATACGGGCGGTGGCATACTGCGTCACCAGCCACTCCCAGCGGTTCGGCGACCAGATGCCGACGCGATCGCCCTTCACCAGTCCGAGTGTCGCCAGCCCGGCGGCGAAGTCGTCGACAACGCTTGCCAGTTCATCCCAGGAGAAGCGCTTGTCCTGACTTGGGAACACCGCGGCGTCGCGTGGTCCATAGGCCCGCACCGTGTCGGCCAGAAGCTGCGGAATGGTCTTGTCGAGCAGCGGCTGCAGGCGCTCGCCGGAGACATGCGACAGCCCTTCCTTCGGGGCAATGAAGACAATCCCCACCTGAACAGGATTTGACGGTCGCGTGCCTTTCAGTTCGTCCGGATTGATCGCCATGGCCTCCTCCTCCGCTAGCAGTGAAAGGCTATCAGCCAGCCACCGATGAGAAAATCAGGCCAAAAGTCTGATGGCAACACCCGTCAGGCAAGCGAAGCCGCGACCTTTGCAGCGATATCGGCGACGAGGGCGGCATCGGCCGGCTTGCGTTGCTTCTTCGAGACAACGAGGCAGGCCTGTGACTGCAGCACGATGCCGTCCGACAGGATCTTCAGATGGTTCGCCTTCAGCGTCGAGCCGGTGGTGGTGATGTCGACGATGATATCGGCCGAGCCTGCCGCCGGTGCGCCTTCGGTCGCGCCCAGGCTTTCGACGATGCGATAGACCTGGATGCCATGCTTGGCGGTGAAGAACTGCTGCGTCAGCCGCCAGTATTTGGTTGCGATGCGCAGCCGGCGGCCATGGCGCTGGCGGAAGTCGGCGGCGACGTCGTCGAGATCGGCCATCGAGTCGACGTCGAACCAGATGTCCGGCACCGCCACCACGACATCGGCGTGGCCGAAGCCGAGCCGCGCGGCGATCTCGGCGCGCGACTGCCAGTCCGCCAGGTTCTCGCGCAGCAGGTCCTCGCCGGTGATGCCGAGGTCGACGGCGCCCTGCCCGATCTCGCCGGCAATTTCCGAAGCCGACAGGAAGGCCACCTCGATGTCATCGCGACCGGCGATGCGGGCATGATATTTGCGATCGTCTTCCGGCAGGCTGACGGCGAGCCCGGCCTTGGCCAGCACTTCCAGCGCCTGTTCCTTCAACCGCCCCTTGGACGGGATCGCCAGCGTCACGGTCATGATGCGTCACCCCGCAGCGCCTCGATGCGGTCGAGCCAGACCGAGAAGCCGACACCCGGGATCTGGCCCTTGGCGCCGAGCAGCGTCAGCAGGCGGTCATAGCGGCCGCCGCCGACCAGCGGGCGTTCACTGTGCCCGGATGCGATCTCGAAGACGAGACCCGTATAATAGTCGAGCGGACGGCCGAAGGCGGCGTCATAGTGGACCGCATCGCCCGTCAGGCCGTGACCGGCAACCGCCTCCGCCCTCGCGGCAAAGGTGTCGAGCGCAGAGCCCAGAGCCAACCCCGCACTCGAGGCAAACTCCTGCAGGGCCCCTGCCGCCTGCGACAGCGGCACATGGATGGCAAGGAACGTCTTCAGCGCGGCGAAGGCCTCGTCGGATAGCCGCACCGAGCGCAGCTGCGCCTTCTCGATCAGCCGGCGCGCGATGTCGGCCGGCGTGCGGCTGGCGGAAGCAGAAAGGCCAAGTTTTTCCATGTCGGCGGCGATATGCGTCGTCAGGGCGTCGAGGTCGGCATCCAGTGCCAGCGTGGCGACCGGCGGCGGCAGTTGGCCGTTGCGTGGCGGATTGGCGAGATCGGCAAGGGCGGCTTCCAGCATCGCCTTCGAACCGAAGGCACGGGCAAGCCGCATGCGCCAGCCGCGCGGCAGGCCGAGCGCCGCCAGCACGGCCTCGAAGATGGCCTGGTCACCCAGCGTGACCGAAAGCGCGCGCTTCGGCAGCACCAGCGCCAGCAAGGCATGGGCGTCGGCAACGCTGCGGGCGTCGGCGGCTGCGGTATCGCCATCGCCGAGATCCTCGATGCCGGCCTGGAAGAATTCGTTGCCGCCGTCGCGGCGCTGGCGGAAGACCTCGCCGAGATAACCGTAGCGGCGCGGCGTGCCCGCCTGGCTGGCAATGTGGTCGAGGCAGACCGGAATGGTGAACTCGGGACGCAGGCAAAGCGTCTGCCCGGTCTCGCTCTCGGTCAGGAAGATGCGGCGGCGCAGATCCTCGCCAGCCATGTCGAGGAATGGATCTGCCGGCTGCAGCACGGCGACGTCGACGAGGCCGACGCCACGCTGTTCGAGCAGCGCCACCACTTCATCGGCAAAGGCAGGCGGACGCGCGCCTCTCATGACGTCACTTTCTGCATCAGTTCGATGCGGTTGCCGAATGGATCATAGACATGGATGCGCTCGTAGCCTTCGAGCGGCACATCGGTCGCCGTCCGGTACCCGGCCGTTACCGCCGCTGCCTCCAGCCGCTTCACATCATCGACCAGGAAGGCCGGATGCGCCTTGGCGGCCGCGTGGAAGTCGGGATCGACGCCGAGATGCACCTTGACCACAGCGCTTTCGAACCAGCAGCCGCCACGCCTGGCAAGGTTATCGAGTTTCGCCACCTCGGTCAGGCCCAGTATGCCGGCATAGAAGGCGCGCGCGTCGGCCTCGCGCCCGGCTGGCATGGCAAGCTGGACGTGATCGATGGCAAGCAGGGTCATTGAGCAACGCCTCCCCTTCTCCCCTTGCGGGAGAAGGTGGATCGGCGCGCAGCGCCGAGACGGATGAGGGGTGTTGGAAGAAACGGGATGCTGGCGATCCGGCCAACACCCCTCATCCGGCCCTCCGGGCCACCTTCTCCCACAAGGGGAGAAGGGGTCGGCAACGTCGAGCAAGCACTGGCCTCAGCCACGTTCGCGCTCCGCCTGCTGCGCGGCGAGGATCTTCTTCACCTCGGCGACCAGATCGGCTTCCTTCACCGTGACCTGGCCCGGCCGTGCTTCCTTGTATTCGGCATGATCGGCGATCGCCGCCGCCTGCCTGGCGCCTTCGATCAGGTCCTTCAGCTGGACTTCGCCGGCCTCGCGTTCGCTCGAGCCCTGGATGACGGCGATCGGCGACCCGCGACGGTCGGCATATTTCAGCTGCGCCTTCATGCCGGCGCCCCCGAGATAGAGTTCGGCGCGGATACCGGCCTGGCGCAGGTCCGACACCATCTTCTGGTAACGGCCGAGGCTTTCCGTGTCCTTGTCCATCACCAGAACGATCACCGGCTGCAGGATGTCGGAGGTGTCGAGCTTGCCGAGGTTCTTCAGCGCCGTCATCAGGCGCGAGACGCCGATGGAGAAACCCGTCGCTGGCACCGGTTCGCCACGGAAGCGCGAGACCAGCCCGTCATAACGTCCGCCGCCGCCAACCGAGCCGAAGCGCACGATCTTGCCTTCGTCGTTGGGAATCTCGGCCAGCAGCTCGGCCTCGTAGACCGGGCCGGTGTAATATTCGAGGCCGCGCACGATGGAAGGATCGATCTTGACGCGTGTGTCGAGATAGCCGGCGGCCGCGACCATCGCGCCGATATCCTGCAATTCCTGCACGCCTTCGGCGCCGCGTTCCGATCCGGCGACGGCTTCGCGCATCTTGGCCAGCGTGTCGGCAAGATCGCCGGTGCCCGGCGCGGTCAGGAGCAGCACGCGATCGGACTGCGCGGCATCCAGTCCGGCACCCTTGGTGAAGTCGCCGCTCTCGTCGAGGCGCCCCTTGCCAAGCAGCGCGCGCACACCGTCCGGCCCGACCTTGTCGAGTTTGTCGATGGCGCGCAGCACGGTCAGGCGGCGGCCGGCATTGTCGTCGCCGCCGAGGCCGATCGCTTCGAGCACACCGTCGAGCACCTTGCGGTTGTTGACGCGGATGGCATAGTCGCCGCGCTTGATGCCGAGCGCTTCCATGACATCGGCCATCATCATCGCCATTTCGGCATCCGCCGCGACGCCCGGCGTGCCGACGGTGTCGGCGTCGAACTGCATGAACTGGCGGAAGCGGCCGGGGCCCGGCTTCTCGTTGCGGAACACCCAGCCGGAGCGGTAGCTGCGATAGGGTTTCGGCAGGCGCTCATAATTCTCGGCGACGAAACGCGCCATCGGCGCCGTCAGGTCATAGCGCAGCGACAGCCACTGCTCGTCATCGTCCTGGAAGGAGAAGACGCCTTCATTGGGACGGTCCTGGTCCGGCAGGAACTTGCCCAGCGCATCGGTATATTCGATCAGCGGCTGGTCGACCGGCTCGAAGCCATAGAGCTCATAGACCGCGCGAATGGTCGCCATCATCTTCTCGACGGCACGGATGTCCTCGGCGCTGCGGTCGACAAGGCCGCGCGGCAGCCGCGCTTTCATCTTTTCCGGTTTGTCGGCCATGGTCTTGAACTCGCTGTCGATGGCATAGGCATGTCAAAAACTGCCGCTTTCGCGGCGCGGTTGTCCTAGCC
This genomic window contains:
- the hisG gene encoding ATP phosphoribosyltransferase, which translates into the protein MTVTLAIPSKGRLKEQALEVLAKAGLAVSLPEDDRKYHARIAGRDDIEVAFLSASEIAGEIGQGAVDLGITGEDLLRENLADWQSRAEIAARLGFGHADVVVAVPDIWFDVDSMADLDDVAADFRQRHGRRLRIATKYWRLTQQFFTAKHGIQVYRIVESLGATEGAPAAGSADIIVDITTTGSTLKANHLKILSDGIVLQSQACLVVSKKQRKPADAALVADIAAKVAASLA
- a CDS encoding ornithine cyclodeaminase, producing the protein MIMQAKLNIVPFVSVDSMMKLVLAIGVERFLTELAAYIEEDFRRWELFDKTPRVASHSHDGVIELMPTSDGRLYGFKYVNGHPKNTREGLQTVTAFGVLADVGSGYPMLLTEMTILTALRTAATSALVAKYLAPKGARTMTIIGNGAQSEFQAIAFKAITGIDRLRLYDIDPSASKRCARNLAGMGFDITICASGQEAVEGAEVITTVTADKQYATILTDNMVGSGVHINAVGGDCPGKTELHRDILLRSDIFVEFPPQTRIEGEIQQLDADHPVIELWQVMAGKAAGRTSAKQITLFDSVGFATEDFSALRYVRDQLQATGLYEELDLLADPDEPRDLFGMLLRAGAKEGLPA
- a CDS encoding ATP phosphoribosyltransferase regulatory subunit, with translation MRGARPPAFADEVVALLEQRGVGLVDVAVLQPADPFLDMAGEDLRRRIFLTESETGQTLCLRPEFTIPVCLDHIASQAGTPRRYGYLGEVFRQRRDGGNEFFQAGIEDLGDGDTAAADARSVADAHALLALVLPKRALSVTLGDQAIFEAVLAALGLPRGWRMRLARAFGSKAMLEAALADLANPPRNGQLPPPVATLALDADLDALTTHIAADMEKLGLSASASRTPADIARRLIEKAQLRSVRLSDEAFAALKTFLAIHVPLSQAAGALQEFASSAGLALGSALDTFAARAEAVAGHGLTGDAVHYDAAFGRPLDYYTGLVFEIASGHSERPLVGGGRYDRLLTLLGAKGQIPGVGFSVWLDRIEALRGDAS
- a CDS encoding VOC family protein produces the protein MTLLAIDHVQLAMPAGREADARAFYAGILGLTEVAKLDNLARRGGCWFESAVVKVHLGVDPDFHAAAKAHPAFLVDDVKRLEAAAVTAGYRTATDVPLEGYERIHVYDPFGNRIELMQKVTS
- the hisS gene encoding histidine--tRNA ligase, with the protein product MADKPEKMKARLPRGLVDRSAEDIRAVEKMMATIRAVYELYGFEPVDQPLIEYTDALGKFLPDQDRPNEGVFSFQDDDEQWLSLRYDLTAPMARFVAENYERLPKPYRSYRSGWVFRNEKPGPGRFRQFMQFDADTVGTPGVAADAEMAMMMADVMEALGIKRGDYAIRVNNRKVLDGVLEAIGLGGDDNAGRRLTVLRAIDKLDKVGPDGVRALLGKGRLDESGDFTKGAGLDAAQSDRVLLLTAPGTGDLADTLAKMREAVAGSERGAEGVQELQDIGAMVAAAGYLDTRVKIDPSIVRGLEYYTGPVYEAELLAEIPNDEGKIVRFGSVGGGGRYDGLVSRFRGEPVPATGFSIGVSRLMTALKNLGKLDTSDILQPVIVLVMDKDTESLGRYQKMVSDLRQAGIRAELYLGGAGMKAQLKYADRRGSPIAVIQGSSEREAGEVQLKDLIEGARQAAAIADHAEYKEARPGQVTVKEADLVAEVKKILAAQQAERERG
- a CDS encoding Lrp/AsnC family transcriptional regulator; this translates as MDSLDEKLVTLLRHDGRRSISDLAVDLGVSRATVRARIERLERQGEILGYTVILRADALEQRVRGIMMIEVEGHAADRVVRALGGFPEISAIHTTNGRWDLVVELNTETLTQLDAVLRKVRLIPAITGSETTLLLATPRSTRARL
- a CDS encoding AMP-binding protein — protein: MAINPDELKGTRPSNPVQVGIVFIAPKEGLSHVSGERLQPLLDKTIPQLLADTVRAYGPRDAAVFPSQDKRFSWDELASVVDDFAAGLATLGLVKGDRVGIWSPNRWEWLVTQYATARIGLILVNINPAYRLAELDYALNKVGCKALVTAAQFKTSDYLGMIRTLAPEIDSAEPGKLAAGKLPALKTVIRMGEEVSPGMLNFGDVLAMGAGADRAGLDRISASLKPDDAINIQFTSGTTGAPKGATLTHANIVNNGNFVTAAIRLTAKDRLCIPVPFYHCFGMSMGSMGCVSKGATMVFPGEGFDPGVTLKAISDERCTGLYGVPTMFVAMLDHADFKSFDLSSLRTGIMAGSPCPIEVMKKVIALMNMSEVTIAYGMTETSPVSFQSGVDDPLEKRVSTVGRIHPHVEVKVVDAEGETVPVGERGELCTRGYSVMKGYWEDQEKTDEAIDPDGWMHTGDLATIDEEGFCNIVGRVKDMVIRGGENVYPREVEEFLYRHPKVKEVQVFGVPDAKYGEEIAAWIVVKPGEAMSEEEVKAFCAGQISHYKVPRYIRFKDSLPMTVTGKAQKFVMRDAMVEELGL
- the rocF gene encoding arginase, which encodes MRCRIVGAPEQDGAGHLGCEMGPSALRTAGLISALTELGHEVEDLGTVQPAAAQPITHRNPALKKLPEIVAWTAAIAEAAYQASKDAMPIFLGGDHAISAGTLSGVARRAAETGRPLFVLWLDAHPDYHTLDTTTSGNLHGVPLAYVSGLPGFDGVFPDLPVRVDPTRICTLGLRSVDAPEREALKAAGVTVHDMRAIDEHGIAPLLRAFLARVAEENGLLHVSLDVDFLDPSIAPAVGTTVPGGATLREAHLVMEMLSDSGLVTSLDLVELNPFLDERGRTATLMVDLTASLMGRRIMDRPTRSF